The Obesumbacterium proteus DNA window AAACGATCTTTAGTTTTTCAGCGCGGCATGAATCGACTGAATGATTGGTTGATAACCCGTGCAGCGGCAAATGTTGCCTTCAAGCGCATCCATAAGTTGCTCATCGCTGGGGCTGGGATGCTTAGCCAGCAATGCCGACGTGCTAACAAGAACGCCAGGTGTACAGAAGCCACACTGCACGCCGCCATGCTCAATAAATGCACTTTGAAGCTTTTGAGTCATAGGATCGTCACGTAATCCTTCGAGTGTGGTAATGTCGGCACCGTCGCATTGCTCAGC harbors:
- a CDS encoding (2Fe-2S)-binding protein; this encodes MSNIKVKVNGKLIDAQVTGQMRLLDFVRDKLSLTATKEGCAVGECGACTVIMDGNAVCSCLVLAEQCDGADITTLEGLRDDPMTQKLQSAFIEHGGVQCGFCTPGVLVSTSALLAKHPSPSDEQLMDALEGNICRCTGYQPIIQSIHAALKN